The following are from one region of the Fusarium verticillioides 7600 chromosome 1, whole genome shotgun sequence genome:
- a CDS encoding dipeptidyl-peptidase III, protein MPFPNSPSLILQRLPSPRTAALKLTTLTRRPIPRLTKSFNHQSLHKFSTSAIVMNPNELVHYLADKPPSVVRLEIEKHFDALNDKQKRYAHFVSKAAFAGTRIVLRQISPESEPIFDLILTLHKSTNGDWTALAKKAGVQEDELTRFLEYAAMFLGNNGNYKSFGDSKFIPRCSEKTVAALASTSPEANKFYEATKGGIFSSSNPAMMHLGYPDDGHMTTYYPESSHIIKDEIKAVSDWMESKGLLPENNRLRKTSEGNYEILIASAVKEIPSEGGDIGKQTEFAVDDGPLKSKTIKLVYGDYAEEMKNITAFINGAAENAENDTQKKMHEAYSKSFESGSLEAFKDSQRYWIKDKGPMVESNIGFIETYRDPAGIRGEWEGFASMVNLERTRAFGELVKNAPKLIPLLPWGSEFEKDKFLSPDFTSLEVLTFAGSGIPAGINIPNYDDIRQTEGFKNVSLGNVLSAKAPDEKIPFIRDEDLEVYKKQRDASFEVQVGLHELTGHGCGKLLQETSPGTYNFDKENPPVSPVDNKPITTWYKPGQTWGSVFGSIAASYEECRAELVAMHLSCEFPVLKIFGFGDGSEDINGEAGDVLFASYLSMARAGLASLEMWDPKSQKWGQAHSQARFSILKCFLEAEDDFCKLDYKQDDLSDLTIKLDRSKILTAGRDAVAKYLQKLHIYKSTADVKTGTDFYVHMTTVDTEFWGKKVRDIVLKNKQPRKVFVQANTSLDEASGKVSIKHYEASLNGMIESWVERDL, encoded by the exons CCGACAAGCCCCCCTCGGTGGTTAGGctcgagattgagaagcacTTCGATGCACTGAATGACAAGCAGAAGCGTTACGCTCACTTTGTCAGCAA AGCTGCTTTTGCTGGTACCAGAATTGTCCTTCGACAGATCTCCCCCGAGTCTGAGCCAATATTTgacttgatcttgactctcCACAAGTCTACCAACGGCGATTGGACTGCCCTAGCAAAGAAGGCTGGCGTccaagaggatgagcttaCCCGGTTCCTCGAGTACGCTGCTATGTTTCTTGGCAACAATGGCAACTATAAGAGCTTCGGTGACTCCAAGTTCATTCCCCGGTGCTCGGAGAAGACTGTGGCTGCTCTCGCTTCCACCTCACCCGAGGCCAACAAGTTTTACGAGGCGACAAAGGGAGGCATCTTCAGCTCTAGTAACCCCGCCATGATGCACCTTGGCTATCCCGACGACGGGCACATGACTACTTACTACCCTGAATCTTCGCACATTATAAAGGACGAAATCAAGGCTGTTTCTGACTGGATGGAATCCAAGGGTCTTTTGCCCGAGAACAACCGACTTCGCAAGACCTCAGAGGGCAACTACGAGATACTGATCGCGTCGGCTGTCAAGGAAATCCCCAGTGAAGGAGGTGATATTGGCAAGCAGACCGAGTTTGCCGTGGATGACGGACCTctcaagagcaagacaaTCAAGCTGGTCTACGGTGACTatgctgaggagatgaagaacatcACAGCTTTCATCAACGGTGCTGCCGAGAATGCCGAGAACGATacccagaagaagatgcacGAGGCTTACAGCAAGTCCTTTGAGTCCGGCTCACTGGAGGCCTTCAAGGATAGTCAAAGATACTggatcaaggacaagggtcCTATGGTTGAGTCTAACATTGGCTTCATCGAGACCTATCGAGACCCTGCTGGTATTCGCGGAGAGTGGGAAGGCTTTGCCTCTA TGGTCAACC TTGAGCGAACTCGCGCATTTGGAGAGCTCGTGAAGAACGCCCCCAAGCTCATTCCGCTGTTGCCCTGGGGCTCGGAGTTCGAGAAGGACAAATTCCTGTCTCCCGACTTCACATCCCTCGAGGTTCTCACCTTTGCTG GTTCTGGTATTCCTGCTGGTATCAACAT CCCCAACTATGACGATATCCGCCAGACCGAGGGTTTTAAGAATGTGTCACTGGGGAATGTTCTCAGTGCCAAGGCCCCTGATGAGAAGATTCCTTTCATTCGAGACGAAGATCTTGAGGTCTACAAGAAGCAGCGAGACGCTTCCTTTGAAGTCCAAGTTGGCCTCCACGAGCTTACTG GCCATGGTTGCGGTaaacttctccaagagaCATCCCCAGGCACCTACAACTTTGACAAGGAGAACCCTCCCGTCAGTCCTGTGGATAACAAGCCTATCACAACCTGGTACAAGCCCGGACAGACTTGGGGTTCTGTCTTTGGTAGCATTGCGGCCTCGTATGAGGAGTGCCgtgctgagcttgttgccATGCACCTGAGCTGCGAGTTCCCCGTTCTCAAGATTTTCGgatttggtgatggttcCGAGGATATcaatggagaagctggtgATGTGCTTTTCGCCTCCTACCTGTCCATGGCCCGAGCTGGACTTGCTTCCCTTGAGATGTGGGACCCTAAGAGCCAGAAATGGGGCCAGGCTCATAGCCAAGCTCgcttctccatcctcaagtGCTTCCTTGAGGCCGAGGACGATTTCTGCAAGCTTGATTACAAACAGGATGATCTTTCCGATTTGACCATCAAGTTGGACCGCTCCAAGATCCTTACAGCTGGCCGAGATG CTGTCGCCAAATATCTCCAGAAGCTGCACATTTACAAATCGACCGCTGATGTCAAGACTGGTACTGACTTTTACGTGCACATGACAACGGTTGACACTGAATTCTGGGGCAAGAAGGTCCGTGACAttgttctcaagaacaagcagcCTCGCAAGGTCTTCGTCCAGGCCAATACATCTTTGGATGAGGCATCTGGAAAGGTTTCGATCAAGCACTACGAAGCTTCATTGAATGGCATGATTGAGAGCTGGGTGGAGCGCGACTTgtaa
- a CDS encoding dipeptidyl-peptidase III has product MRGNNAYERGVVWLMLTYNYRAAFAGTRIVLRQISPESEPIFDLILTLHKSTNGDWTALAKKAGVQEDELTRFLEYAAMFLGNNGNYKSFGDSKFIPRCSEKTVAALASTSPEANKFYEATKGGIFSSSNPAMMHLGYPDDGHMTTYYPESSHIIKDEIKAVSDWMESKGLLPENNRLRKTSEGNYEILIASAVKEIPSEGGDIGKQTEFAVDDGPLKSKTIKLVYGDYAEEMKNITAFINGAAENAENDTQKKMHEAYSKSFESGSLEAFKDSQRYWIKDKGPMVESNIGFIETYRDPAGIRGEWEGFASMVNLERTRAFGELVKNAPKLIPLLPWGSEFEKDKFLSPDFTSLEVLTFAGSGIPAGINIPNYDDIRQTEGFKNVSLGNVLSAKAPDEKIPFIRDEDLEVYKKQRDASFEVQVGLHELTGHGCGKLLQETSPGTYNFDKENPPVSPVDNKPITTWYKPGQTWGSVFGSIAASYEECRAELVAMHLSCEFPVLKIFGFGDGSEDINGEAGDVLFASYLSMARAGLASLEMWDPKSQKWGQAHSQARFSILKCFLEAEDDFCKLDYKQDDLSDLTIKLDRSKILTAGRDAVAKYLQKLHIYKSTADVKTGTDFYVHMTTVDTEFWGKKVRDIVLKNKQPRKVFVQANTSLDEASGKVSIKHYEASLNGMIESWVERDL; this is encoded by the exons ATGAGGGGCAACAATGCTTATGAGAGAGGGGTCGTGTGGCTTATGTTGACATACAATTATAGAGCTGCTTTTGCTGGTACCAGAATTGTCCTTCGACAGATCTCCCCCGAGTCTGAGCCAATATTTgacttgatcttgactctcCACAAGTCTACCAACGGCGATTGGACTGCCCTAGCAAAGAAGGCTGGCGTccaagaggatgagcttaCCCGGTTCCTCGAGTACGCTGCTATGTTTCTTGGCAACAATGGCAACTATAAGAGCTTCGGTGACTCCAAGTTCATTCCCCGGTGCTCGGAGAAGACTGTGGCTGCTCTCGCTTCCACCTCACCCGAGGCCAACAAGTTTTACGAGGCGACAAAGGGAGGCATCTTCAGCTCTAGTAACCCCGCCATGATGCACCTTGGCTATCCCGACGACGGGCACATGACTACTTACTACCCTGAATCTTCGCACATTATAAAGGACGAAATCAAGGCTGTTTCTGACTGGATGGAATCCAAGGGTCTTTTGCCCGAGAACAACCGACTTCGCAAGACCTCAGAGGGCAACTACGAGATACTGATCGCGTCGGCTGTCAAGGAAATCCCCAGTGAAGGAGGTGATATTGGCAAGCAGACCGAGTTTGCCGTGGATGACGGACCTctcaagagcaagacaaTCAAGCTGGTCTACGGTGACTatgctgaggagatgaagaacatcACAGCTTTCATCAACGGTGCTGCCGAGAATGCCGAGAACGATacccagaagaagatgcacGAGGCTTACAGCAAGTCCTTTGAGTCCGGCTCACTGGAGGCCTTCAAGGATAGTCAAAGATACTggatcaaggacaagggtcCTATGGTTGAGTCTAACATTGGCTTCATCGAGACCTATCGAGACCCTGCTGGTATTCGCGGAGAGTGGGAAGGCTTTGCCTCTA TGGTCAACC TTGAGCGAACTCGCGCATTTGGAGAGCTCGTGAAGAACGCCCCCAAGCTCATTCCGCTGTTGCCCTGGGGCTCGGAGTTCGAGAAGGACAAATTCCTGTCTCCCGACTTCACATCCCTCGAGGTTCTCACCTTTGCTG GTTCTGGTATTCCTGCTGGTATCAACAT CCCCAACTATGACGATATCCGCCAGACCGAGGGTTTTAAGAATGTGTCACTGGGGAATGTTCTCAGTGCCAAGGCCCCTGATGAGAAGATTCCTTTCATTCGAGACGAAGATCTTGAGGTCTACAAGAAGCAGCGAGACGCTTCCTTTGAAGTCCAAGTTGGCCTCCACGAGCTTACTG GCCATGGTTGCGGTaaacttctccaagagaCATCCCCAGGCACCTACAACTTTGACAAGGAGAACCCTCCCGTCAGTCCTGTGGATAACAAGCCTATCACAACCTGGTACAAGCCCGGACAGACTTGGGGTTCTGTCTTTGGTAGCATTGCGGCCTCGTATGAGGAGTGCCgtgctgagcttgttgccATGCACCTGAGCTGCGAGTTCCCCGTTCTCAAGATTTTCGgatttggtgatggttcCGAGGATATcaatggagaagctggtgATGTGCTTTTCGCCTCCTACCTGTCCATGGCCCGAGCTGGACTTGCTTCCCTTGAGATGTGGGACCCTAAGAGCCAGAAATGGGGCCAGGCTCATAGCCAAGCTCgcttctccatcctcaagtGCTTCCTTGAGGCCGAGGACGATTTCTGCAAGCTTGATTACAAACAGGATGATCTTTCCGATTTGACCATCAAGTTGGACCGCTCCAAGATCCTTACAGCTGGCCGAGATG CTGTCGCCAAATATCTCCAGAAGCTGCACATTTACAAATCGACCGCTGATGTCAAGACTGGTACTGACTTTTACGTGCACATGACAACGGTTGACACTGAATTCTGGGGCAAGAAGGTCCGTGACAttgttctcaagaacaagcagcCTCGCAAGGTCTTCGTCCAGGCCAATACATCTTTGGATGAGGCATCTGGAAAGGTTTCGATCAAGCACTACGAAGCTTCATTGAATGGCATGATTGAGAGCTGGGTGGAGCGCGACTTgtaa
- a CDS encoding 50S ribosomal protein L6e: MSAKPTSKTFGKSTREVPASSEKAKKWYPADDDAENKKVRKAVRSWAPRKSLQPGTVLILLAGRFRGKRVILLKSLDQGVLLVTGPFKINGVPLRRVNSRYVIATSYKVDISGLDEKKIEEVSQPKYFTAEKAKEKAGEEAFFKQGEKPQKKEVNSSRAADQKAIDKALIANIKKVDMLASYLSSSFSLRKGDKPHEMAW; encoded by the exons ATGTCGGCGAAGCCCACGAGCAAGACATTCGGAAAGTCGACCCGAGAGGTTCCTGCCTCTTCGGAGAAGGCTAAGAAGTGGTACCCCGCTgacgacgatgccgagaacaagaag GTCCGCAAGGCTGTCCGATCTTGGGCCCCTCGCAAGTCCCTTCAGCCCGGTACtgtcctcatcctcctcgctgGCCGCTTCCGTGGCAAGCGCGTCATTCTCCTGAAGTCCCTCGACCAGGGTGTCCTCCTCGTCACCGGCcccttcaagatcaacggTGTTCCTCTGCGACGAGTTAACTCCCGATACGTCATCGCTACCTCCTACAAGGTCGACATCTCCGGtctcgacgagaagaagatcgaggaggtcTCTCAGCCCAAGTACTtcactgctgagaaggccaaggagaaggctggtgaggaggctttcttcaagcagGGAGAGAAGCCCCAG aagaaggaggtcaACAGCAGCCGTGCCGCCGACCAGAAGGCCATCGACAAGGCTCTGattgccaacatcaagaaggttgacaTGCTGGCTTCTTACCTCTCCAGCTCTTTCAGCTTGAGGAAGGGTGACAAGCCCCACGAGATGGCCTGGTAA